A region of Carassius auratus strain Wakin chromosome 23, ASM336829v1, whole genome shotgun sequence DNA encodes the following proteins:
- the LOC113040937 gene encoding uncharacterized protein LOC113040937 isoform X1 yields the protein MYSIVVFTEKNETEVIPSDWLSIDKKISFWPPYNSTKCRKAVEKNETPDEEWNEYITEWVAEYDSYEKARRKLVKFCKGNSLESTDEDSVRKRVPSSKYVNGFTSGRPPVQASTSWLHTETMERPKKKNFCSNGAKRLKLPAIPPFAPSAPAMTVPEPRQDERELRLYQMLEEIKGQVRQNTLLLQAIMRRENAAEVVNEEFQFPLRSMTGIKDLEDRLSNRDTQRSLTRYLTSLGGTSAKDIVHRIMREIITNELANNFNWQGRGQKSPFSTLLLAKVVIDAAKKQGAKVVEAEEKIKTWLKYSGDRNGGRKKRATEKEKQKPQADSSSCESE from the exons atgtatTCTATAGTTGTTTTTACTGAAAAGAATGAGACAGAGGTGATACCAAGTGACTGGCTGAGCATCGACAAAAAAATTTCCTTTTGGCCCCCATATAATAGTACAAAATGTAGAAAAGCGgttgaaaaaaatgaaactcCTGATGAAGAATGGAACGAATATATAACTGAATGGGTGGCTGAGTATG ATTCCTATGAAAAAGCCAGAAGAAAGCTGGTGAAGTTTTGTAAAGGCAACAGTTTGGAGtctacagatgaggacagtgtaCGGAAAAGAGT ACCATCATCAAAATATGTAAATGGATTTACATCAGGAAGACCTCCAGTGCAGGCCTCAACAAGCTGGCTCCACACAG AGACAAtggaaagaccaaaaaaaaaaaacttctgcagTAATGGAGCCAAAAGACTGAAATTGCCAGCCATACCACCATTTGCACCATCAGCACCTGCTATGACAGTCCCTGAACCAAGACAAGATG AAAGAGAACTCCGGCTCTACCAGATGCTGGAAGAGATAAAGGGTCAAGTCAGGCAGAATACGCTCCTCCTTCAGGCCATTATGCGAAGAGAGAATGCAGCTGAAGTTGTAAATGAGGAGTTTCAGTTTCCATTAAGGAGCATGACAGGCATAAAAGATCTGGAGGATAGGCTGTCAAACAGAGACACACAACGTTCTTTA aCAAGATATCTTACCAGCTTGGGTGGAACATCTGCCAAAGACATTGTCCACAGAATCATGAGGGAAATAATAACCAATGAGTTGGCCAACAATTTTAATTGGCAAgggagaggacagaagagcccaTTTTCTACACTCTTGCTAGCAAAAGTTGTTATAG ATGCAGCCAAAAAACAAGGAGCAAAAGTGGTGGAAGCcgaggaaaaaataaaaacctggctGAAGTATAGTGGAGACCGAaatggaggaagaaaaaaaagagcgacagaaaaaG AAAAGCAGAAGCCTCAAGCAGATTCCAGCAGCTGTGAAAGTGAAT ga
- the LOC113040937 gene encoding uncharacterized protein LOC113040937 isoform X2, which yields MYSIVVFTEKNETEVIPSDWLSIDKKISFWPPYNSTKCRKAVEKNETPDEEWNEYITEWVAEYDSYEKARRKLVKFCKGNSLESTDEDSVRKRVPSSKYVNGFTSGRPPVQASTSWLHTETMERPKKKNFCSNGAKRLKLPAIPPFAPSAPAMTVPEPRQDDAAKKQGAKVVEAEEKIKTWLKYSGDRNGGRKKRATEKEKQKPQADSSSCESE from the exons atgtatTCTATAGTTGTTTTTACTGAAAAGAATGAGACAGAGGTGATACCAAGTGACTGGCTGAGCATCGACAAAAAAATTTCCTTTTGGCCCCCATATAATAGTACAAAATGTAGAAAAGCGgttgaaaaaaatgaaactcCTGATGAAGAATGGAACGAATATATAACTGAATGGGTGGCTGAGTATG ATTCCTATGAAAAAGCCAGAAGAAAGCTGGTGAAGTTTTGTAAAGGCAACAGTTTGGAGtctacagatgaggacagtgtaCGGAAAAGAGT ACCATCATCAAAATATGTAAATGGATTTACATCAGGAAGACCTCCAGTGCAGGCCTCAACAAGCTGGCTCCACACAG AGACAAtggaaagaccaaaaaaaaaaaacttctgcagTAATGGAGCCAAAAGACTGAAATTGCCAGCCATACCACCATTTGCACCATCAGCACCTGCTATGACAGTCCCTGAACCAAGACAAGATG ATGCAGCCAAAAAACAAGGAGCAAAAGTGGTGGAAGCcgaggaaaaaataaaaacctggctGAAGTATAGTGGAGACCGAaatggaggaagaaaaaaaagagcgacagaaaaaG AAAAGCAGAAGCCTCAAGCAGATTCCAGCAGCTGTGAAAGTGAAT ga